AGTGATCCTCCCTGGCTTGTTCTGGGGGTTCAAAATCTCGATCAGCTTCACAAGCTCGTTCGGGTCCATTTTGTTGCTCACCTGAGTCAATCCATCAAACACCAATTCAGTCCCCATATACAAGATAAGCCTAAATTACATGGAAATTGCGATTCATCTGTAAGAAATTTCTCACCTTGATGCCTAGGGGATTGGCGACGCCTCGGAGGAACTCGACGTGAGCACCATCGAGCTGGCGGGTGCGTTCGCCGACCCAAAGGAAGTGAGCAGAGCAATCATAGAAGAGGCCAGAAGTGGAGTCCTCACGAGTGAGGGCCTGCTCGTAGGGAAGCAGGAGGCACTCATGGGAGGTCCAGAACTCGGTGGTGGTCATGATGGGGTGGTCTACGGTGAGCCCGGCGGCAGCCATGAACCCCAGAGCCTCATCCACCCTGTGGGCCAACTCCCTATACCTGTTCCCTCCCAAATGGGCAAAACAATAAACATCATCACCGTGTGAGTTTCGACCCGGCTTAATTCCAGCTCGGGAACCGAGCACATGCATCAAAGAGgacatttttgaaaatttttcttcaCACATAAACATCGGATTGAATCACAGAAAACAAATCTAAGAATATTCGAGAAACAAACAATATGTTCGAGAAAATCCTGCAATCTCTAATCATTTCTCGATtgattgaatgaaaattaaagaaattaagCTCGATATCAATTACAAATTTCTATTTTTCCATAACTATCTAATAAATATCTCAGAGAACCAGTTCATAATTATGGGAGAAATAGGCCAAAATAGATTTCATTCTACAAAATGTGGCGAAAACTGATCGAAAAGGACTGATATGACGTGTAAAGATACAAACTTTTCAATATAAAAGCGGAATAAcatgaaaaaaaatctaaacttttttgaataaaaacAGTAGAAAGGACAACGATTCAACGTTTTGCTCAAAACCAAGGAAAGGTTCCAACTTTTTCACTAAAACTAGCTGAAAAAACATGGGAAAAAAAAAACCAAACCTTTTCGACAAGAATGGCAGAAAATAATGGAAAAACCCTAACTTTTAGAGTAGAAACGGAGGAAGAAGGGCAAGAAAATTAAAGGAAATCAGAGCCATGGGGGTTCGTACCTGTCGCCCTGCTCGCTGTGCTCCGTGAAATCGAGGTTCCACTGGGTGACGCGCTGCATGGCGGCGTATCCACCGGTGGCGAAGGCCCGGAGGAGGTTGAGCGTCGCCGCCGCCTGGCAGTAAGCCCTGATCATCCTCTGCGGATCCGGTATCCTCGACTTCTCGTTAAACGCGTCGCCATTGATGTTGTCCCCCCGGTAGCTCGGGAGCTTCACCCCGTCCTTCTCCTCGAACGGCTCCGACCTCGGCTTCGCGAACTGTCCCGCCATCCTCCCcacctaaaaaagaaaaaaaaaaacaccggAATCCATCGATTTCGCTTGATTAGCTCTGGATTTGCGGAGATCAGAGGCCAAcgtttcagatctagggtttggTGTTACCTTGACGACGGGCATCTGACCGCCGAACATGAGCACGGCGCCCATCTGGAGGAGGATACGGAAGGTATCACGGATGTTGTTGGCGTTGAACTCCTTGAAGCTCTCGGCGCAGTCGCCGCCCTGGAGGAGAAAGGCCTTGCCGAGGGCGGCCTCTGCGAGGCGCTCCTCCAGGTGCCGGGCCTCGCCGGCGAACACGATCGGCGGGAAGTTCTCGATCGTCCGGAGCACCGACTCTAGCTCCTCCTTGTTCGGGTACTCCGGTAGCTGCAGCGCCTTCTTCGTCCGCCAGCTGTCCACCGCCCACTTCCCTGGCCGCGCCGGCACAGCAGCCTTCTGCTTGTCGGCGACGGCGGGGTTCTTGGCGGGTTCCGCCGCGTGGACGGCGGAGATTGTCCGGGCGGAGGGCCGCGGCCCGGCAGCGCGGAGGAGGGAGGGAACGTGGAGTTGGTGCCGGCCGCTGCGGCCGGAAGGCGGGAGGAGGGATTTGGTAgacagggaggaggaggaggagccggcGGCGAGGGCCATTATGGGAACCAGGAAAATTTGCTCTCTCGGTCCTTTTTTGGGAGAAGTGATTCGAGAGCTGTTTTCTCTAGAGAGAGATGAGAGCCCTAGGGAGGGATGGGGAAGGGTGGGGGGAATTTATAGGGTCGGAGAGGGAAAAGTCGCTCGCGGTGGCCGCGGGGTTTGGTGAGCGAGGCGGCGGTTGTTGAGGAAGGGCATTCCGGTAAAAAAacgcaaaaaaattattaattgacgttttcttttctttttttttttttttttggtagaaattgacgttttcttttggcatgtaatgtaTAGCGTGTTGTTACAATAACTTTGTTCAGATAAGGCGAAAAGCAATGAGGCAGTGAAATGAGACTCGAACGAGGACTTTCTCGAGGTGGCgctcttttcatccacagactgacgTAGAGCCCACATCTGAGTCACGTTTGAAGTCATTGTTTTGGTCTCCTGACAATATATCGACGGGCTTATACCCCGAGCCGCCGACAATGTTGGAGCCGAGCCGCATGCATTTAtttattcaattattttttcttgactAGCGTTTCTCACTAATTTCATTTTTCGGATCCTTAAAATAATGGATACAGAGGGTATTTAATTCACGTGCGAAATCGAAATCGAGATGAATTGGATATTTAATTCACGTGCGAAATCGAAATCAAgatgaattgaaattgaaattgcaATAGCCTAATCCTTAGAGCATTTGGTAATGGATAAATCACATTGttgctatttaatttatttaaaaaaatcaaaatcaaaaatattattttataaaaataatattttatttattattaatattaataatattattattattattttattttttataagatgAAGGAGTGAGGggggatttatttattttttttcttccatcttttttccttttctcatgGCATCACCGCGCCTAAACCCCCACCTCCGTCGGTGTGAACCGCAGCTCCTCCGTGCTACCCCCCCGCCCCTTCCCCCTCCCCCCCTCACGCCACCTCCCTGCCCCCCTCGAGCCTCCTCCACTTCTCTACACCCCTCCAACCCCCACCCGTGGCCCGTCACTCCTCCGAgccaccaccaccaccccccGGCCCTCTGTGCCTTATCTACTTCTCCGCGCCACCCACCTCTCCCACCCCCACTGGACTAGTGCCTTCTCCGACCCACCCCGTCAAACCCTTGGTGGGCCGCAACACCCCCATGCCGCGCCCCCACCCCCCGACGGCCCGCGCCTCCTCCAAGCTACCACCATCCCTCCAAATCTCCTGGTGGTCCATGGCTCCTCTACCCTCTTCCCTCACATCCAGCATCGTCGCCTCCTCTCTACTCTCGATCCTACCTCCCCACTCACCTCCTCGACCAAGCCCGATGCCATTCTCGACTTCCTTCGCTGCCACGCCGACCTCTTCATTCCTCAACTTCGCCGCTTCGTCCGCTACTGCCCCTCCATCGTCATCGCCAACATCCTCTCCAACCTCCTCCCCAACCTCTTCCATTCTCTCCCCTAGTCATGGTGCTCGCACCCCACATCCTACGCccgatgagtttttttttttttggactggaaTGAGATTTTGACTCCTCTGGTCACTGGAATGAGATTTTGACTCCCTTGAGGTAAGGTCAGATTCAGCTACAAAAAAGAATGGATCATTCCCATTCTTCTCTAGAATGAAAATTGGAATGGGATTCTCCCTATCAAACACTTGAAATGTGAGTCATCCATTCCAATTTCCATTTTAGACCTTAATTATCCCAACCAAATATCTCCATAATTTACACGGGGCTATCCATAGGTGGTTGGAAACCAAGTTTGGTGCCCCTATAAATAATAAAACTTTTTCTTGACTCTTTGCTTCTCgtatttatattttgtttagaGAACAAGATAAATCCCAACATATTTTCAACTTAAAAATAACTATTCATCTAAGTTTCAAGTAAAAAtagctatccatttgaaatataaattaaaagtaaCTACCCATTTTGATTGAAATGACCTTTATATCTTTAtatctttaaaatattataatattatattattatagtatagtatttctttacaataagattatattagtgtaatattactttatgatattatattaatatagtattcctTTACattaagatagtattatattatattagtatagtatttttttataataatacagtatttttttattatattatattagtatagtatttttttacaataaaatagtattacattatcatagtgtagtattttttttattatagtattactttacaacAATGCAGTATTGCTTTATACTAGtgtagtataattttataataatatagtattactttataatagtgtagtattgCTTTATAACTATAAGAATAATTGGGACATTTCACCCCTATTTGAATAATTATTTAAGTTATGTTTCCAATGGATAGCTGTTTTTACTTGAAACTCAAGTGGATAGCTACTTTTAGGTTTAAACTCAAATAAGTAATTTAAACTCAAATGGATAGTTATGTTTCAAATGGATAGCTGCTTTTATTTGAAATTCAAGTAAGTAGCtagttttaggtttaaattcaaatggttagttttttttaatttatattattttatttttttataatttttattttttggtaactTTTTTTTTGCAGTACATTTGTGAGTTGTCTTCGCTATTTTGCTTGCCGTTCATATTATCTAGGGCTGAAATTAGATCGGCCTGGGCCGAGCCATACCCATGCCCGAGTCCGAtccagaaaaattttgcaaacttTGGGCCGGCccgattattttgaaaaaaacatGCTCGAGCCCTATTGGGCCAACCCGAGCCCGCCCTTATCACCTTGCACCTCTTCGACATCGTTGACCCCGACAATGCCCGGCCTCTCGACCTCCTCCCCTGCCTCTTTGTCCTCTCCGACATCGCCGGAGCTCCCACCTCTCCGACATCGCCGACCCCAATGATGCCTCGCCTCCTCGACCTCTTCCCCCACCTCCTCGACCTTGGGATCGATGCCGCTGGAGCTCCCACCTCTCCGACATCACCGACCCCCACGATGCCTAGCCTCTCGACCTCCTCCCCCGCCTCCTCAACCTCGCGATCAATGCCGCCGGAGCTCCCACCTATCCGACATCGCCGACCCCGACAATGCCCAGCCTCTGGACCTCCTCCCCCACCTCCTCGACCTTGCGATTGATGCTGCCAGAGAAGAATCCATCGTCCCGATCCTTGAGAGATTCCTCGCCACTGATTGGTCCAAGGCCCTGTTGGTAAAGATCGTCTCCCTCCTCTGTGATTTTTCGGCACTTTCTAGGGTTAGTGTTCTGGATTTCGTTGAGAAGGTGTTTGGTGGAATGAAGGCGGTGGACCTCCAGGACCTATCATCCTGTGTCTACTAGCTCCCTCTCCTCGCTTCCAAGGGGATCAACAAAAGGGCGGTGATTGGAGGGATTTTAGGGATTTTTTAGGGTCCCTAGCAGGGCTGGCTTCGATTGTACAACAGGTGGAGGGAACGGTTTTGATGCATGTGAACTTTGCCGtgaagtaggacccttcattggAGCAGGAGGTGCTGGCCGTTGCTCTATCCAATTAATCTTGATGTGCTTAACCACTTCGCGGTTGCCATCCTGTCGTCGGTAGCCAAGGGATAGGATTTAATCGGACTGAAATTTGGACTCAGATCCGCTCAAAGAAAAACCCGAATCCATCCTGAAAGAAAAAGGGACTCTATACTTAAGTCCAAATCCGGCCTGCATTATTTCAGACTAAGCTCAAAATCCAATCCGAAGTCAGTCTGGCCCAAACCCACTTCCAACCctaatattatcatattttatatatatatatatatatatatatatatatatatatatatatatatatatatatatataatttagagtcttttttttgataatttttggattatattaaaaatattataacaaatcaGATCTATTAGTCCATCCAATTTGTATTGTCTAAGGCTTAGATTTTAATCTTCAGACTGCGAAAAGAGAAAGGAGATCTATGgtgatttttttatataaattaattctAATTGGATGGTATTTGATTGATATGGAGGCATGTTTAGATAGATGATTTAATTTATAGATTTTAAAAGATTTTCAGCTTCAGCAAACATAGCCAAATAGACGATtacatagaaataatattttccaATGGATCGAAGGAAGAACGCTTTCTCGGGCTCGAAATTCCCGTTTACCCTTCTCTTGAGCCGGATCTTACGGCGGCTTCTACCTGGTTGGAGAAGAAATTGGGGGAGTGTGctgttttaataaaatataaaaataaaaatatataaacaaaTGGTGGGGTTGGTGCGGCACGTGTGGTGCACGTAAGGCTTGACCACCCGGTGGAAGAGACGGGGTTGGTATGGAGGTGTCTTGGGCAACGTGTCATGCAGGCAAAGATGCAACGAGTTTTTGATCATATAAATCATGATAAGTT
This genomic window from Elaeis guineensis isolate ETL-2024a chromosome 13, EG11, whole genome shotgun sequence contains:
- the LOC105056784 gene encoding phospho-2-dehydro-3-deoxyheptonate aldolase 2, chloroplastic; the encoded protein is MALAAGSSSSSLSTKSLLPPSGRSGRHQLHVPSLLRAAGPRPSARTISAVHAAEPAKNPAVADKQKAAVPARPGKWAVDSWRTKKALQLPEYPNKEELESVLRTIENFPPIVFAGEARHLEERLAEAALGKAFLLQGGDCAESFKEFNANNIRDTFRILLQMGAVLMFGGQMPVVKVGRMAGQFAKPRSEPFEEKDGVKLPSYRGDNINGDAFNEKSRIPDPQRMIRAYCQAAATLNLLRAFATGGYAAMQRVTQWNLDFTEHSEQGDRYRELAHRVDEALGFMAAAGLTVDHPIMTTTEFWTSHECLLLPYEQALTREDSTSGLFYDCSAHFLWVGERTRQLDGAHVEFLRGVANPLGIKVSNKMDPNELVKLIEILNPQNKPGRITVITRMGAENMRVKLPHLIRAVRGAGQIVTWVSDPMHGNTIKAPCGLKTRPFDSILAEVRAFFDVHEQEGSHPGGVHLEMTGQNVTECLGGSRTVTFDDLSSRYHTHCDPRLNASQSLELAFIIAERLRRRRIASRPLNQHSHLGSLPSLGL